From a single Mycobacteriales bacterium genomic region:
- a CDS encoding NADH:flavin oxidoreductase/NADH oxidase, with amino-acid sequence MSRLFEPLTLRGRTARNRIWVSPMCQYSAVDGMPGDWHLVHLGARAVGGAGLVFTEATAISPEGRISPQDTGIWNDGQARAWARIAAFVQEQGALAGIQLAHAGRKGSAHRPWEGRGPVPPEEGGWTPLGPSTLAFPGLAEPAALDEAGIAKVRADFVAAARRALTAGFDVVEVHAAHGYLLHEFLSPLSNDRTDGYGGDLAGRMRLTLEVVEDVRAVWPADQPLVLRLSGSDWVEGGWTLEESVVLAKEAVSRGVDLVDCSSGGNVLAEIPAVPGYQVPFASAVRSGAGVPTAAVGLITDPAQAEQVLAEGHADVVLLARELLRDPHWPLRAATALGAETDWPVQYERARLA; translated from the coding sequence ATGAGCCGACTGTTCGAGCCCCTGACCCTGCGCGGCCGCACCGCCCGCAACCGCATCTGGGTGTCCCCGATGTGCCAGTACTCCGCGGTGGACGGGATGCCTGGAGACTGGCACCTGGTCCACCTCGGGGCGCGCGCCGTCGGCGGTGCCGGGCTGGTCTTCACCGAGGCCACCGCCATCAGCCCCGAGGGCCGGATCAGCCCGCAGGACACCGGCATCTGGAACGACGGCCAGGCCCGGGCGTGGGCCCGCATCGCCGCGTTCGTGCAGGAGCAGGGAGCCCTGGCCGGGATCCAGCTGGCGCACGCCGGGCGCAAGGGGAGCGCGCACCGACCCTGGGAGGGCCGCGGTCCCGTGCCTCCCGAAGAGGGCGGCTGGACCCCCCTCGGTCCCTCCACCCTCGCCTTTCCGGGATTGGCCGAGCCGGCCGCGCTGGACGAGGCGGGCATCGCGAAGGTGCGCGCCGACTTCGTCGCAGCCGCCAGGCGTGCCCTCACCGCCGGATTCGACGTGGTCGAGGTGCACGCCGCACACGGCTACCTGCTGCACGAGTTCCTCTCGCCGCTGTCCAACGACCGCACCGACGGGTACGGCGGCGACCTGGCCGGCCGGATGCGGCTGACCCTCGAGGTGGTCGAGGACGTGCGCGCGGTGTGGCCGGCCGATCAGCCGCTGGTGCTGCGGCTCTCGGGCAGTGACTGGGTGGAGGGCGGCTGGACGCTGGAGGAGTCGGTCGTGCTCGCCAAGGAGGCCGTGAGCCGAGGGGTCGACCTCGTCGACTGCTCCTCGGGAGGAAACGTCCTCGCCGAGATCCCCGCGGTCCCCGGCTACCAGGTGCCCTTCGCCTCGGCGGTGCGCAGCGGCGCCGGTGTCCCCACGGCGGCGGTCGGGCTGATCACCGATCCGGCGCAGGCCGAGCAGGTGCTGGCCGAGGGCCACGCCGACGTGGTGCTGCTCGCCCGGGAGCTGCTGCGCGACCCGCACTGGCCGCTGCGGGCCGCGACCGCTCTGGGGGCCGAGACGGACTGGCCGGTGCAGTACGAACGGGCCCGGCTTGCCTGA
- a CDS encoding M56 family metallopeptidase: MLFAAAVLTLCLLLLAVVVPERLARASWAGRSPGLALLLWQALGLAGGLLAIEVAVTLALSPAGPTHLDAVRALAAGTASGLPVWSYVALAVGALVLLRLLSVLVASTARTLRARRHHRVLVDMVATRNPLLADTRVLEHTVPVAYCLPGLRPRVVLSSGVLALLRDDEVRAVLAHEAAHVEQRHDVVVLPFVALRATFPGLRGVRTAQAEVALLVEMLADDRAVRRHPRDVLARALYKVGAGAVPAGALGVAGAGHGAVLVRAQRLLHPTGPLGLRFRLAILAATAVVLGLAPLGLLLPMLVGR, from the coding sequence GTGCTCTTCGCGGCAGCGGTGCTGACGCTCTGCCTCCTGCTGCTCGCCGTCGTCGTCCCCGAGCGGCTGGCACGGGCGTCCTGGGCCGGCCGCTCCCCCGGACTGGCCCTGCTGCTGTGGCAGGCCCTCGGCCTGGCCGGCGGACTGCTCGCGATCGAGGTGGCGGTCACCCTCGCGCTCTCCCCTGCGGGACCCACGCACCTGGACGCCGTCCGGGCCCTGGCTGCCGGCACCGCCTCCGGGCTGCCGGTGTGGTCCTACGTCGCGCTGGCGGTGGGTGCGCTCGTGCTCCTGCGCCTGCTGTCGGTGCTGGTCGCCTCCACCGCCCGGACCCTGCGAGCCCGCCGCCACCACCGCGTCCTGGTGGACATGGTCGCCACCCGCAACCCGCTGCTGGCCGACACCCGGGTCCTCGAGCACACGGTGCCGGTGGCGTACTGCCTGCCCGGACTCCGGCCGCGCGTGGTGCTCTCCAGCGGTGTCCTGGCGCTGCTGCGCGACGACGAGGTGCGGGCGGTCCTGGCGCACGAGGCTGCCCACGTGGAGCAGCGGCACGACGTCGTCGTCCTGCCGTTCGTCGCGCTACGGGCCACCTTTCCGGGCCTGCGGGGGGTACGCACCGCCCAGGCCGAGGTGGCCCTGCTGGTCGAGATGCTGGCCGACGACCGGGCCGTCCGGCGGCACCCCCGCGACGTGCTGGCCCGGGCGCTCTACAAGGTCGGTGCCGGCGCCGTGCCCGCGGGCGCGCTCGGCGTCGCGGGCGCCGGACACGGCGCCGTCCTCGTCCGGGCCCAGCGGCTGTTGCACCCGACCGGGCCGCTCGGGCTGCGGTTTCGGCTGGCGATCCTCGCCGCGACCGCGGTCGTGCTGGGCCTGGCACCGCTGGGTCTGCTGCTGCCGATGCTGGTGGGGCGGTGA
- a CDS encoding WhiB family transcriptional regulator, with translation MPVPDLLGTARPPGAQTWRWEWQLAARCRGRDDLFFHPHGEREPIRSEREAAAKSVCAACPVRRECLEHALTSVEPYGVWGGLSEGEREELLYGPRPVRKR, from the coding sequence ATGCCCGTGCCCGACCTGCTCGGCACCGCGCGTCCACCCGGTGCACAGACCTGGCGCTGGGAGTGGCAGCTGGCCGCCCGCTGCCGCGGCCGCGACGACCTGTTCTTCCACCCACACGGCGAACGCGAGCCGATCCGGAGCGAACGAGAGGCAGCGGCCAAGTCCGTCTGCGCCGCCTGTCCGGTCAGGCGGGAGTGCCTCGAGCACGCGCTGACCAGCGTCGAGCCCTACGGCGTGTGGGGCGGGCTGTCCGAGGGCGAACGCGAGGAGCTGCTCTACGGGCCGCGGCCGGTCCGCAAGCGCTGA
- a CDS encoding DUF58 domain-containing protein, with protein MTPRAAPALPPAPVATGSSVRRLSLQVARRLDGLLQGDHLGYLPGPGTEPAEARSYVPGDDVRRIDWAVTARTGEAHVRQAISERELETTLVVDLTASMSFGTARTEKREVAVALAAAFGHLAGGPGDRLGAVVLSDTVRRVPARPGRLASLALLHVLQTTRPVDGAGPSLADGLRSVAAPARRRGLVVVVSDLLVPGPGGQEPSWGPPLRELGRRHDVVVAEVVDPRELELPSVGVLRLVDPETGRSLEVQTASRRLRERYAEATAARRARHAATVRRAGAGHVVLRTDRDWLVALAGYLAARRRTRAAGRPAR; from the coding sequence GTGACGCCGCGCGCCGCACCAGCACTGCCACCGGCGCCGGTCGCCACCGGGAGCTCCGTCCGCCGGCTGTCGCTGCAGGTGGCCCGGCGACTGGACGGGCTGCTGCAGGGCGACCACCTGGGCTACCTGCCCGGTCCGGGCACCGAGCCGGCGGAGGCACGCAGCTATGTGCCGGGCGACGACGTGCGCCGGATCGACTGGGCCGTCACCGCCCGGACCGGCGAGGCACACGTCCGTCAGGCCATTTCGGAGCGGGAGCTCGAGACGACGCTGGTGGTGGACCTGACCGCCTCGATGTCGTTCGGCACCGCCCGCACCGAGAAGCGTGAGGTGGCGGTGGCACTGGCCGCGGCCTTCGGTCACCTCGCCGGCGGCCCCGGCGACCGCCTCGGCGCCGTCGTGCTGTCCGACACCGTGCGGCGGGTGCCTGCGCGACCCGGCCGGCTGGCCTCGCTGGCGCTGCTGCACGTCCTGCAGACGACCCGTCCGGTCGACGGTGCCGGCCCCTCGCTGGCCGACGGGCTGCGGTCGGTGGCGGCACCGGCGCGGCGCCGCGGCCTGGTGGTCGTGGTGAGCGACCTGTTGGTGCCGGGGCCCGGCGGGCAGGAGCCCTCGTGGGGGCCGCCGCTGCGCGAGCTCGGCCGCCGGCACGACGTCGTGGTGGCCGAGGTGGTCGACCCACGCGAGCTCGAGCTCCCGTCCGTCGGCGTGCTGCGCCTGGTCGACCCGGAGACCGGCCGTTCGCTGGAGGTGCAGACCGCCAGCCGCCGGCTGCGCGAGCGCTACGCCGAGGCGACCGCCGCCCGCCGCGCCCGGCACGCCGCGACCGTCCGCCGCGCCGGGGCGGGGCACGTCGTGCTGCGCACGGACCGGGACTGGCTGGTCGCCCTGGCCGGCTACCTGGCGGCGCGCCGCCGGACCCGGGCGGCGGGGCGACCGGCCCGATGA
- a CDS encoding RNA methyltransferase has translation MPEPVEAADDPRIADYVGLTDGARRMRHEPGAGFFIAEGEKVIARTAAAGFPPRSLLVSPQRLADLSPAVAALGCPVYVASYAVLQAATGFHVHRGALASFGRLPPRSAADVLAGASRVVVMEAVTNHTNLGAVFRSAAALGMDAVLLSPTSCDPLYRRSVRVSMGQVFSVPYAFLQRWPDGISDVRAAGFRVLALTPEPTATDLDSLRVGDDEKVALVLGAEGPGLTEQVLAASDERVRIPMAAGVDSLNVGSAAAVAFWAIGRRS, from the coding sequence TTGCCTGAGCCGGTCGAGGCTGCGGACGACCCGCGGATCGCGGACTACGTCGGGCTCACCGACGGCGCGAGGCGGATGAGGCACGAGCCGGGCGCCGGCTTCTTCATCGCCGAGGGCGAGAAGGTCATCGCCCGCACCGCCGCCGCCGGCTTCCCTCCGCGGTCGCTGCTGGTCTCGCCGCAGCGCCTCGCCGACCTCTCGCCCGCGGTCGCCGCGTTGGGCTGCCCGGTCTACGTCGCGTCGTACGCCGTGCTCCAGGCAGCGACCGGCTTCCACGTCCATCGTGGCGCCCTCGCCTCCTTCGGACGGCTGCCGCCGCGGTCGGCGGCCGACGTGCTGGCCGGCGCGTCGCGCGTGGTCGTGATGGAGGCCGTCACCAACCACACCAATCTGGGTGCGGTCTTCCGCAGCGCCGCGGCGCTGGGTATGGACGCCGTCCTGCTGAGCCCGACGTCGTGCGACCCGCTCTACCGGCGCTCGGTGAGGGTGTCGATGGGGCAGGTGTTCTCGGTCCCGTACGCGTTCCTGCAGCGCTGGCCCGACGGCATCTCGGACGTGCGCGCCGCCGGCTTCCGGGTGCTCGCGCTCACTCCGGAGCCGACGGCCACCGACCTCGACTCGCTGCGGGTGGGCGACGACGAGAAGGTGGCGCTGGTGCTCGGCGCCGAAGGCCCCGGGCTGACCGAGCAGGTGCTGGCCGCCAGCGACGAGCGGGTGCGCATTCCGATGGCCGCGGGCGTGGACTCGCTCAACGTCGGGTCGGCTGCGGCCGTGGCCTTCTGGGCAATCGGCCGCCGATCCTGA
- a CDS encoding VWA domain-containing protein — MSFLAPQRLWLLLAILALLVAYVVLQRRRPTYAVRFTELDLLASLVPRSAAWRRHVPAGLLLLSLVALTTAFARPQADVQVPRERATVVVALDTSISMQATDVAPDRLSAAQASAVSFVQGLPDAFDVALVSFSGTASVVVPATQDHELVVRAVQSLRLGPSTAIGEAVFTSLQAVRAVPGEPGQEPPPARIVLLSDGTNTVGREVADAARAALEAGVPVSTIAYGTPNGVVQVQGELIPVPVDVPALAQLAADTGGSSFTAESGEELSAVYDDIGNQVGTTTERREVTAAVTGLALALGLGAAVASLVWGARLP, encoded by the coding sequence ATGAGCTTCCTTGCACCTCAGCGGCTCTGGCTGCTGCTCGCGATCCTCGCCCTGCTCGTCGCCTACGTCGTCCTGCAGCGGCGCCGCCCGACCTACGCCGTGCGCTTCACCGAGCTGGACCTGCTCGCCTCCCTGGTGCCGAGGAGTGCCGCCTGGCGGCGGCACGTCCCGGCCGGACTGCTGCTGCTGTCGCTGGTCGCGCTCACCACCGCCTTCGCGCGACCGCAGGCCGACGTGCAGGTGCCACGTGAACGGGCAACCGTCGTCGTCGCCCTGGACACCTCCATCTCGATGCAGGCCACGGACGTCGCACCGGACCGGCTGTCCGCTGCCCAGGCATCGGCGGTGTCCTTCGTCCAGGGCCTGCCGGACGCCTTCGACGTCGCGCTGGTGTCCTTCAGCGGAACGGCCAGCGTGGTCGTGCCGGCCACGCAGGACCACGAGCTGGTCGTGCGGGCCGTCCAGTCGCTCCGGCTCGGGCCGAGCACGGCGATCGGCGAAGCGGTCTTCACCTCCCTCCAGGCCGTCCGCGCCGTGCCGGGCGAGCCGGGCCAGGAGCCGCCACCGGCACGGATCGTCCTGCTCAGTGACGGCACCAACACCGTCGGCCGGGAGGTGGCGGACGCCGCGCGGGCCGCGCTGGAGGCCGGTGTGCCCGTCTCGACGATCGCGTACGGCACGCCGAACGGTGTCGTCCAGGTACAAGGTGAGCTGATTCCCGTGCCGGTCGACGTGCCGGCGCTTGCGCAGCTGGCCGCCGACACCGGCGGGTCCTCGTTCACCGCCGAGAGCGGCGAGGAGCTGAGCGCCGTCTACGACGACATCGGCAACCAGGTCGGCACGACGACCGAGCGGCGTGAGGTGACGGCCGCCGTGACCGGGCTGGCTCTGGCCCTCGGGCTCGGGGCCGCTGTCGCCTCCCTGGTCTGGGGCGCCCGACTGCCGTAG
- a CDS encoding MoxR family ATPase: MTVAVADAGALLERALFEVKKVVVGQDRMVERMAVALLSRGHCLLEGVPGVAKSLAVETLAVVVGGSSVRLQFTPDLVPSDILGTRIYRASRESFDVELGPVFANLVLADEINRAPAKVQSALLEVMAERQVSIGGVTHRLPTPFLVLATQNPIESEGVYPLPEAQRDRFLMKVTVGHPSMAEEMEIVRRMAVSPPRAEQVLSLDELVGLQSAVDGVFVHHAVAEYAVRLVMATREPELWGLPALRPMLAHGASPRGSLGLVQGAKALAVLRGRDYVLPVDVADLAVDVLSHRLVLTYEALADEVPATRLVEQVLEAVDPPQVAPSQQASQHFRSGEGVA, translated from the coding sequence GTGACCGTGGCGGTCGCCGACGCGGGGGCGCTGCTGGAGCGGGCGCTGTTCGAGGTCAAGAAGGTCGTCGTCGGGCAGGACCGCATGGTCGAGCGGATGGCGGTGGCGCTGCTGTCCCGCGGCCACTGCCTGCTCGAGGGCGTCCCGGGAGTCGCGAAGAGCCTGGCCGTGGAGACGCTCGCCGTGGTCGTCGGTGGCTCGTCGGTACGGCTGCAGTTCACCCCGGACCTCGTTCCCAGCGACATCCTCGGGACCAGGATCTACCGCGCCTCGCGGGAATCCTTCGACGTCGAGCTCGGTCCGGTCTTCGCCAACCTGGTCCTGGCCGACGAGATCAACCGGGCGCCGGCCAAGGTGCAGTCGGCGCTGCTCGAGGTGATGGCCGAGCGGCAGGTCTCCATCGGCGGGGTGACTCACCGGCTGCCGACGCCCTTCCTGGTGCTGGCGACCCAGAACCCGATCGAGTCCGAGGGCGTCTACCCGCTGCCCGAGGCACAGCGTGACCGCTTCCTCATGAAGGTGACGGTGGGGCACCCGTCGATGGCCGAGGAGATGGAGATCGTCCGGCGGATGGCGGTCTCGCCGCCGCGCGCCGAGCAGGTGCTCTCGCTCGACGAGCTGGTCGGCCTGCAGAGCGCCGTCGACGGCGTCTTCGTCCACCACGCCGTCGCCGAGTACGCCGTCCGGCTCGTGATGGCGACCCGTGAGCCGGAACTCTGGGGCCTGCCCGCGCTGCGGCCGATGCTCGCGCACGGGGCGTCGCCGCGCGGCAGCCTCGGGCTCGTGCAGGGTGCCAAGGCGCTGGCCGTCCTGCGCGGTCGCGACTACGTCCTGCCCGTCGACGTGGCCGACCTGGCCGTCGACGTGCTGTCCCACCGGCTGGTGCTGACGTATGAGGCACTGGCCGACGAGGTGCCCGCGACCCGGCTCGTGGAGCAGGTTCTGGAGGCGGTGGACCCGCCGCAGGTCGCGCCGTCCCAGCAGGCGTCGCAGCACTTCCGCTCCGGAGAAGGGGTGGCGTGA
- a CDS encoding BlaI/MecI/CopY family transcriptional regulator — MTSMTRPGDLERAAMEAVWEAGPSTARQVADRLAERGLAYTTWLTVLGRLEAKGLLRRERRGRAHIYAAVATREDHIAVLMQSALGQADDREAALQHFVRTVSPAEAEALRRALEGRG; from the coding sequence ATGACATCGATGACACGTCCGGGAGACCTCGAGCGCGCGGCGATGGAGGCGGTCTGGGAGGCCGGACCGTCGACCGCCCGGCAGGTCGCGGACCGGCTCGCGGAGCGCGGTCTGGCCTACACGACCTGGCTGACCGTCCTCGGTCGGCTCGAGGCGAAGGGCCTGCTGCGCCGTGAGCGGCGGGGCCGGGCGCACATCTACGCCGCGGTCGCCACCCGCGAGGACCACATCGCGGTCCTGATGCAGTCCGCGCTGGGGCAGGCCGACGATCGCGAGGCCGCTCTGCAGCACTTCGTCCGCACCGTGAGCCCGGCCGAGGCCGAGGCGCTGCGCCGGGCCCTCGAGGGCCGCGGCTAG